One region of Choristoneura fumiferana chromosome 3, NRCan_CFum_1, whole genome shotgun sequence genomic DNA includes:
- the NC2beta gene encoding negative cofactor 2beta, with protein MGSPEQELCPPPSEEDELTLPRASINKMIKELVPSVRVAFESRELILNCCTEFIHLLSSEANEVCNQSNKKTINAEHVLTALDRLGFTDYTIEAEAVLKDCKAVAAKRRRQSTRLENLGIPEEELLRQQQELFAKAREEQAKQDQQQWLLLQQQGLVGSDAAAQPYVPPPTGPKNEVDEDDDYS; from the exons aTGGGCAGCCCAGAACAAGAGCTCTGTCCACCGCCTTCAGAAGAAGATGAGTTAACGTTACCAAGAGCTAGTATAAACAAAATGATAAAAGAATTGGTTCCTTCTGTTAGGGTTGCATTTGAGTCTAGAGAGCTGATTCTTAACTGCTGTACTGAATTTATACATCTGCTCAGTTCCGAAGCTAATGAAGTTTGTAACcagagtaataaaaaaaccattaatGCTGAACATGTCCTCACAG caCTTGATAGATTAGGATTTACTGACTACACAATCGAAGCAGAAGCTGTCCTGAAAGATTGCAAGGCTGTAGCAGCCAAGAGAAGAAGACAGAGCACTAGACTGGAAAACCTTGGTATACCCGAGGAAGAGCTACTGAGACAGCAACAGGAACTATTTGCGAAG GCACGTGAGGAACAGGCAAAGCAAGACCAACAACAGTGGCTTCTACTGCAGCAGCAGGGACTTGTGGGCTCCGATGCAGCCGCCCAGCCATACGTACCTCCACCAACTGGACCTAAGAATGAAGTAGATGAAGATGATGACTATTCATAG